From the genome of Geobacter sp. SVR, one region includes:
- a CDS encoding HD domain-containing protein translates to MVGGSVRDHLLGREIRDIDLAAALAPAQLRAAGFRLVEGKSTDPIWFASNPSFGTIELTALADTPLLDADLVRRDFTVNAMAMDLSGRLIDPLGGRGDLEAGLLRACTKRTFADDPLRIFRAFRFEADGWRLSDDTGELIRSQDWSGSFETIPVERFSREMVKALSAPHPERFFRDMLEYGVGRQYLPELFRMGGVPAGPLAHHPEGDLCTHSLQVLERLSSHSDSPLARFCALFHDIGKLATDPSEYPAHHRHCLSGFDMARPFNHRLRLPAAFGTALAWTSLLHGHLNRWSELRDSTRITTVEKAVKGGIAGILPLVSAADKGAEGEPADWTEIMRIVRMNTTRLGIEPDRLTSIPAPQRPDLILQRRIEYLRRHRCANQPEG, encoded by the coding sequence CTGGTCGGCGGCAGCGTCCGCGACCATTTGCTGGGGCGCGAGATCAGGGACATCGACCTGGCCGCCGCACTGGCGCCTGCGCAGCTTCGTGCCGCCGGTTTCCGGCTGGTGGAGGGCAAAAGCACCGATCCGATCTGGTTCGCGAGCAACCCATCCTTCGGCACGATCGAACTGACGGCGTTGGCTGATACCCCTCTCCTCGATGCCGATCTCGTCCGCCGCGACTTCACCGTCAATGCCATGGCCATGGACCTGTCCGGCAGGCTGATCGATCCCCTGGGAGGACGCGGCGACCTGGAGGCCGGCCTGTTGCGGGCATGTACAAAACGCACCTTTGCGGACGATCCGTTGCGCATCTTCCGGGCCTTCCGCTTCGAGGCGGACGGTTGGCGCCTGAGCGACGATACGGGGGAGCTGATCCGCTCGCAGGACTGGTCCGGCAGCTTTGAAACGATTCCTGTAGAACGCTTCAGCCGGGAAATGGTAAAGGCGCTGTCAGCCCCCCATCCGGAGCGTTTTTTCCGGGACATGCTCGAATACGGTGTCGGCCGGCAGTACCTGCCCGAACTCTTCCGTATGGGCGGAGTCCCGGCCGGCCCGCTTGCCCACCATCCCGAAGGGGATCTCTGCACCCATTCGCTCCAGGTGCTCGAGCGGCTGTCGTCCCATTCCGACAGCCCTCTGGCCCGTTTCTGCGCCCTGTTCCATGACATTGGCAAACTCGCCACCGATCCGTCCGAATACCCTGCCCATCACCGGCACTGCCTGAGCGGCTTCGACATGGCCCGTCCCTTCAACCACCGTCTGCGGCTGCCGGCCGCTTTCGGCACGGCCCTGGCCTGGACCAGCCTGCTGCACGGGCACCTCAACAGATGGAGCGAACTCAGGGATTCGACCAGGATAACGACCGTTGAAAAGGCTGTGAAAGGGGGTATCGCCGGAATCCTGCCGTTGGTCTCGGCCGCGGACAAGGGGGCGGAGGGAGAACCGGCGGACTGGACTGAAATCATGCGGATCGTCCGGATGAACACAACCCGGCTCGGCATCGAGCCGGACCGGTTGACGAGCATACCGGCTCCCCAACGTCCGGACCTGATCCTGCAGAGGCGGATCGAGTACCTGCGCCGGCACCGCTGCGCGAACCAACCGGAGGGTTAA
- a CDS encoding Tex family protein: MKLTAEQACIVVPYIIEATGLKPFQVEHTVELLQEGATAPFIARYRKERTGELDEVQIRLVEEQLCYFGELQERKATVLRSIEEQGKLTPELRQRIENSRQKNEVEDLYLPYKPKRRTKATIARERGLEPLADIIAAQELREGSPEQAAQPFVDPEQEVPDAAAALEGAGHILAERLAEDIDSRAVARRLTGEQGVMVSRVASDKQGQVTKFEMYYDYREPLTAIPSHRMLAMRRGEKEEVLYLSIDAPAEQILSGLKARLIRQESVFTPLLERVAEDAYKRLISPSIEVELRLEAKERADQEAIAIFARNLRDLLLAPPAGGKRVLGIDPGFRTGSKLAAVDATGRFLEHVTVYPHIGEGRIPQARQDFLRLVETHGIEMIAVGNGTAGREMEIFSRETLAGAGRHLPVVSVSEAGASVYSASDIAREEFPDLDLTVRGAISIARRLQDPLGELVKVDPKSIGVGQYQHDVNQSLLKKSLDGVVESCVNYVGVDLNTASWALLSYVSGLGPSLAKAITRHRDENGPFPSRQALLKVARFGAKAFEQSAGFLRIRGGEHPLDNTAVHPERYPLVEAMAADLGVSLTQLASDQALIARIDPRRYVTEEIGLPTLNDIIAELKKPGRDPRSQFQSAAFREDIREIGDLKVDMVLQGVVTNVTAFGAFVDIGVHQDGLVHVSHLAKRFVKDPNDAVKTGQVVKVKVLAVEPQRKRISLSIKEAPQGES; this comes from the coding sequence ATGAAATTGACCGCAGAACAGGCATGCATCGTTGTCCCGTATATCATCGAAGCGACCGGACTGAAACCGTTTCAGGTCGAACATACCGTCGAACTGCTGCAGGAAGGTGCCACAGCCCCTTTTATTGCCCGGTATCGCAAGGAACGTACCGGGGAACTCGACGAGGTGCAGATCCGCCTCGTGGAGGAGCAGCTGTGCTATTTCGGCGAGCTGCAGGAGCGCAAGGCAACCGTGCTGCGCTCGATTGAAGAGCAGGGCAAGCTGACTCCGGAGCTCAGGCAGCGCATCGAGAATTCGCGCCAGAAAAACGAAGTCGAGGACCTGTACCTCCCCTACAAGCCCAAGCGCCGCACCAAGGCGACCATTGCCCGCGAGCGGGGGCTGGAGCCGCTGGCCGACATCATCGCGGCCCAGGAACTGCGGGAGGGCAGCCCGGAGCAGGCAGCCCAGCCATTTGTCGATCCGGAACAGGAGGTGCCCGATGCGGCTGCGGCCCTGGAAGGGGCTGGCCATATTCTGGCCGAACGGCTGGCCGAAGATATCGATAGCCGCGCCGTGGCGCGCCGCCTGACCGGCGAGCAGGGGGTGATGGTCTCGCGGGTGGCGTCCGACAAGCAGGGGCAGGTCACCAAGTTCGAGATGTATTACGATTACCGGGAACCGCTGACTGCGATCCCCTCCCACCGCATGCTGGCCATGCGCCGCGGCGAGAAGGAGGAGGTGCTCTATCTGTCGATCGATGCGCCGGCCGAGCAGATCCTGTCAGGCCTGAAGGCGCGCCTGATCCGGCAGGAGAGCGTTTTCACACCATTGCTGGAACGGGTTGCGGAAGATGCCTACAAGCGGCTGATCTCTCCCTCCATCGAGGTGGAACTGCGCCTGGAGGCAAAGGAGCGGGCGGACCAGGAAGCCATCGCGATCTTTGCCCGCAACCTGCGCGACCTGCTGCTGGCCCCGCCGGCCGGAGGCAAACGGGTATTGGGTATAGATCCCGGCTTCCGCACCGGCTCCAAACTGGCGGCAGTGGATGCCACCGGACGCTTTCTGGAGCATGTGACGGTCTATCCGCACATCGGCGAGGGGCGTATTCCCCAGGCCCGGCAGGACTTCCTGCGCCTGGTGGAGACGCACGGCATCGAGATGATTGCGGTGGGCAACGGTACTGCCGGACGGGAGATGGAGATTTTTTCCCGGGAGACCCTGGCCGGTGCGGGACGACACCTGCCGGTGGTTTCGGTCAGCGAGGCGGGCGCCAGCGTTTATTCGGCCTCGGACATCGCCCGGGAGGAATTCCCTGATCTGGACCTGACCGTGCGGGGGGCCATTTCGATCGCCCGCAGGCTGCAGGACCCGCTGGGGGAACTGGTCAAGGTCGATCCGAAAAGCATCGGCGTGGGGCAGTACCAGCACGATGTCAACCAGTCCCTGCTCAAGAAGTCCCTGGACGGTGTGGTGGAGTCGTGCGTCAACTACGTGGGGGTCGACCTGAACACCGCTTCCTGGGCGCTGTTGTCCTATGTCTCCGGTCTGGGACCGTCACTGGCCAAGGCGATTACCCGTCATCGCGACGAAAACGGCCCGTTCCCCTCGCGGCAGGCACTGTTGAAGGTAGCGCGCTTCGGGGCCAAGGCCTTTGAACAGTCGGCCGGCTTCCTGCGCATCAGGGGAGGGGAGCATCCGCTGGATAACACCGCCGTGCATCCGGAGCGTTACCCGCTGGTGGAGGCCATGGCCGCCGACCTGGGGGTGTCCCTGACGCAGCTGGCTTCGGATCAGGCGCTGATCGCCCGCATCGATCCCCGGCGCTACGTGACGGAGGAGATCGGCCTGCCGACCCTGAACGACATCATCGCGGAACTGAAGAAACCGGGGCGCGACCCGCGCAGTCAGTTCCAGAGCGCCGCCTTCAGGGAGGACATCCGCGAGATCGGCGACCTGAAGGTCGATATGGTGTTGCAGGGTGTGGTGACCAATGTGACCGCTTTCGGCGCTTTTGTGGACATCGGCGTCCACCAGGACGGGCTGGTGCACGTGAGCCATCTGGCCAAGCGCTTCGTCAAGGATCCCAACGATGCCGTCAAGACCGGGCAGGTGGTCAAGGTCAAGGTGCTGGCAGTGGAACCGCAGCGCAAACGGATCTCGCTTTCCATCAAGGAGGCACCGCAGGGGGAGAGTTGA
- a CDS encoding multicopper oxidase domain-containing protein codes for MHDGTGFKRRAVALGAGLVLLTQGHMTVVSAAPVPGGTLDPTTIPKFATPLVIPPVMPKSTVQPGNPAADYNIAVRQFRQQILPSGFPSTTVWSYGRAQDVLPANFVAPAPLSSGISFNYPAFTVENTSGSQTKVRWINDLKDASGNFLPHLLTVDQTLHWANPPATGCADGGNHTDCMTMNPAPYTGPVPLVTHVHGSHVNPQSDGYPEAWWLPAANNIPAGYAKRGSKFDQFDNTNTVPGSAYYGYENNQPAATLWYHDHALGMTRNNVYAGPAGFWLIRGGINGDGHVRDNQGNMAYLPGPAPKTAGGDPNFTPSVRAKIREIPLAIQDRSFNADGSLFYPGNRAFFEELNVPAQPEQFPGAGVLDIPFVPGSDIAPIWNPEAFFNTMVVNGNTWPQLEVAPALYRLRLLDGCNSRTLNLALFQVLNPGTANETLGAELPFFQIGAEQGFLPKVAMIQTGFAAQLPGNGTLPTVTPDPANPRALLMGPAERADVIVDFRNLPTGTVVRMINTAPDAPFGGFPDDPSDPGTTGQVMQFVVNSTLTQATDATATPPQNLVLPAEGQLGATTNTRQLTLNELESNQVCVQEVNGSLVAIPNVPFTPDDPSVFLNACATAGGFPMGPKAALLGVLTQDAGNNPISIPKLWAEPVTEAPLLNAVEEWQIFNTTVDAHPIHLHLVRFLVLDRQDFDPVTFAPLGSPTPVNPNEEGYKDTVVAMPGQITRIKAKFDIPGEYVWHCHIVEHEDNEMMRPYIVRFDPNFPDFNQDGKVDNADYAILLAEIRKTTLRNPAFDLNRDGKVDLLDARFFYTIMQGI; via the coding sequence ATGCATGACGGAACGGGATTCAAACGAAGGGCTGTCGCCCTGGGAGCGGGGCTGGTCCTGTTGACCCAGGGGCACATGACTGTTGTATCGGCCGCGCCGGTGCCGGGAGGCACGCTTGATCCGACCACCATCCCCAAATTTGCGACCCCCCTGGTCATACCGCCGGTAATGCCGAAAAGTACCGTCCAACCCGGCAATCCTGCAGCGGACTACAACATTGCCGTGCGCCAGTTCAGGCAGCAGATCCTGCCATCCGGTTTCCCGTCCACCACGGTCTGGAGCTACGGCCGAGCCCAAGATGTCCTGCCGGCGAATTTCGTGGCTCCGGCCCCGCTTTCCAGCGGCATTTCCTTCAACTACCCCGCCTTTACGGTGGAGAATACCTCCGGCAGCCAGACAAAAGTACGCTGGATCAATGACCTGAAAGATGCCAGCGGTAATTTCCTGCCCCACCTCCTGACCGTCGATCAGACCCTGCACTGGGCCAATCCGCCTGCCACCGGCTGCGCCGACGGCGGCAACCACACCGACTGCATGACCATGAATCCGGCTCCCTATACCGGTCCGGTTCCGCTCGTGACGCATGTCCACGGCTCCCATGTCAACCCCCAGAGCGACGGATATCCGGAGGCATGGTGGCTGCCGGCGGCGAACAACATTCCGGCCGGCTATGCCAAACGGGGGTCCAAGTTCGACCAGTTCGACAACACCAACACGGTTCCGGGATCGGCGTATTACGGGTACGAGAACAACCAGCCTGCCGCAACGCTCTGGTACCACGACCATGCCCTGGGCATGACCCGCAACAATGTCTATGCCGGACCAGCCGGATTCTGGCTGATCCGCGGAGGAATCAACGGCGACGGCCATGTCAGGGACAACCAGGGCAACATGGCCTATCTACCCGGCCCTGCTCCCAAGACAGCGGGGGGGGATCCCAACTTTACCCCCTCGGTGCGCGCCAAGATCCGCGAGATCCCCCTCGCGATCCAGGACAGATCCTTCAATGCCGATGGTTCCCTGTTCTACCCCGGCAACCGCGCCTTCTTCGAAGAGCTGAACGTTCCGGCGCAGCCCGAGCAGTTCCCCGGGGCCGGGGTACTGGACATTCCTTTTGTACCCGGCTCCGACATCGCCCCTATCTGGAATCCGGAGGCCTTTTTCAATACCATGGTGGTCAATGGCAACACCTGGCCGCAGCTGGAAGTGGCACCCGCCCTGTATCGCCTGCGCCTGCTGGACGGCTGCAACTCCCGTACACTCAACCTGGCCCTGTTTCAGGTTCTGAATCCCGGTACAGCCAACGAGACCCTCGGAGCGGAGCTACCCTTCTTCCAGATCGGGGCCGAGCAGGGCTTCCTGCCCAAGGTGGCCATGATACAGACCGGTTTTGCCGCCCAGCTGCCGGGCAACGGGACCCTGCCGACGGTTACCCCTGATCCCGCCAATCCGAGGGCGCTGTTGATGGGGCCGGCCGAACGGGCCGACGTGATCGTCGACTTCCGCAATCTTCCCACTGGTACCGTAGTCCGCATGATCAATACCGCGCCGGATGCCCCCTTCGGCGGTTTCCCGGATGATCCCTCCGATCCCGGCACCACCGGTCAGGTGATGCAGTTTGTGGTCAACAGCACCCTCACGCAGGCAACGGACGCCACTGCCACGCCTCCGCAAAACCTGGTCCTGCCGGCGGAAGGCCAGCTCGGGGCCACTACCAATACCCGCCAATTGACCCTCAACGAACTGGAATCGAATCAGGTATGCGTGCAGGAGGTCAATGGCTCGCTGGTGGCCATTCCGAATGTGCCTTTCACTCCCGATGATCCGTCGGTTTTCCTCAATGCCTGCGCCACTGCCGGCGGATTCCCGATGGGGCCCAAGGCAGCCCTGCTGGGTGTCCTGACGCAGGATGCCGGCAACAATCCGATCAGCATACCAAAGCTGTGGGCAGAACCGGTCACCGAAGCCCCGCTGCTGAATGCCGTCGAGGAATGGCAGATTTTCAACACCACCGTGGATGCCCATCCGATCCACCTGCACTTGGTGCGCTTCCTGGTCCTCGATCGCCAGGATTTCGACCCGGTCACCTTTGCCCCGCTCGGATCGCCGACCCCGGTCAATCCCAACGAGGAAGGCTACAAGGACACGGTGGTGGCAATGCCGGGGCAGATCACCCGCATCAAGGCCAAATTCGACATCCCCGGCGAGTATGTATGGCACTGCCATATCGTCGAACATGAGGACAACGAGATGATGAGACCATACATCGTTCGCTTCGACCCGAACTTCCCCGACTTCAACCAGGACGGCAAGGTCGACAATGCGGATTACGCCATCCTCCTGGCGGAGATCCGCAAGACAACGCTCCGCAATCCGGCCTTTGATCTCAATCGGGACGGCAAGGTCGACCTGCTCGACGCCCGCTTTTTCTACACCATAATGCAGGGTATCTAA
- a CDS encoding response regulator: MTIEEAFGLVIRRLRKERNFSQEKLSISSSLGRAFISQLERGKQQPTLVTIFELASALNVSASRILAEIELLLKYNSARLQKLDQKLVYGNWISDQGEGMLSQCTDYGGNETILLVDDEIQLREMLSQLLREFGYHILLAEDGQEAVETFKNNMQSISMILMDVMMPRKDGVKAYKEILELQPDAQVVLMSAYAADCLGGVEKFNFIQKPMSPLELLKKIRHTLDS, from the coding sequence TTGACCATTGAAGAAGCATTCGGCCTGGTGATCCGCAGGCTGCGAAAGGAACGCAATTTTTCCCAGGAGAAACTGTCCATATCAAGTTCTCTCGGGCGTGCGTTTATCTCGCAGCTGGAGCGCGGAAAACAGCAGCCGACTCTTGTCACCATTTTCGAACTGGCCAGCGCCCTGAATGTCTCTGCATCGCGGATACTTGCGGAGATCGAGTTGCTGCTGAAGTACAACAGCGCCAGGCTGCAGAAGCTCGATCAGAAACTGGTGTACGGCAATTGGATAAGCGACCAGGGGGAGGGCATGTTGAGCCAGTGTACCGATTACGGGGGAAATGAGACGATTCTTCTGGTGGACGACGAAATCCAGCTTCGCGAAATGCTGTCCCAACTGCTGAGAGAATTCGGATACCACATCCTGCTGGCCGAAGATGGCCAGGAGGCGGTCGAAACCTTCAAAAACAACATGCAGAGCATCAGCATGATTCTGATGGATGTGATGATGCCGCGCAAAGATGGCGTCAAGGCCTACAAGGAGATACTCGAACTGCAGCCGGATGCCCAGGTGGTGCTGATGAGCGCCTATGCCGCCGATTGCCTGGGTGGGGTCGAAAAATTCAACTTCATCCAGAAACCGATGTCACCCCTCGAACTTCTCAAAAAGATCAGGCATACCCTCGATTCGTGA
- a CDS encoding FmdB family zinc ribbon protein, giving the protein MVHINQTFVRMGRVTAHRPEKEIIAMPIYEYRCEGCGKKFQVVSTISEHRRGGVVCPQCNKGFALLQYREAHAWENRRLPQPRI; this is encoded by the coding sequence ATGGTACATATAAATCAAACGTTCGTTAGAATGGGACGTGTCACGGCACACCGGCCGGAAAAGGAGATAATCGCCATGCCGATTTATGAATACCGCTGTGAAGGGTGCGGCAAAAAGTTCCAGGTTGTGTCCACGATCAGTGAACACCGCCGCGGTGGAGTTGTGTGTCCTCAGTGCAACAAGGGATTTGCGCTGCTGCAGTATCGCGAAGCCCATGCCTGGGAGAACCGGCGTCTGCCACAGCCCCGCATCTGA
- a CDS encoding ATP-binding cassette domain-containing protein — protein MHAAIITQSLTKRYGSLTALEDFDLTVAQGSIFGLLGPNGAGKTTLIRILTTLMRQTSGTALIQGLDIRCQGREIRRLIGVVPQENSLDRYLTARENLELHARLHGMEARLYRQRIDELLELMGLANRQKDFPDTYSGGMQRRLVVARALVHQPQVLFLDEPTTGLDPQSRRAVWEYIRSIAGSMTIFLTTHYLEEAEQLCDRIAIMDHGRLIVQGTTQELKERLTGDTVYEIEFGEEGDRYRDLLRGMACVRGVSAVGRTVQVALESWECLSEVVTALNGAPLRRISLRERTLEDVFISLTGAGVRE, from the coding sequence ATGCACGCCGCTATCATTACCCAGTCGCTGACCAAACGCTACGGCAGCCTGACCGCCCTGGAGGATTTCGACCTCACGGTGGCACAGGGGTCGATCTTCGGCCTGCTTGGCCCCAACGGCGCCGGCAAGACCACCCTGATCCGCATCCTGACCACCCTGATGCGCCAGACCAGCGGAACGGCCCTGATTCAGGGGCTCGACATCCGCTGTCAGGGGCGCGAGATCCGGCGCCTGATCGGCGTGGTGCCCCAGGAGAACAGCCTGGACCGGTACCTGACTGCCCGCGAGAATCTGGAACTGCACGCGCGTCTGCACGGCATGGAGGCACGGCTCTACCGCCAGCGGATCGACGAGCTGCTGGAATTGATGGGGCTGGCCAATCGTCAGAAGGATTTTCCCGATACCTACTCCGGCGGCATGCAGCGCCGGCTGGTGGTGGCACGGGCACTGGTGCACCAGCCGCAGGTACTGTTCCTGGACGAGCCGACCACCGGGCTGGACCCGCAGTCGCGGCGGGCGGTCTGGGAGTATATCCGCTCGATTGCCGGCAGCATGACCATTTTCCTGACCACCCATTATCTGGAAGAGGCCGAGCAGCTCTGCGACCGGATCGCCATCATGGACCACGGCCGCCTGATCGTCCAGGGTACTACCCAGGAACTGAAGGAACGCCTGACCGGCGATACGGTGTACGAGATCGAGTTCGGCGAGGAAGGTGATCGCTACAGGGACCTGTTGCGGGGCATGGCCTGCGTGCGCGGCGTCAGCGCAGTTGGCCGGACGGTCCAGGTGGCGCTGGAGAGTTGGGAATGCCTGTCCGAAGTGGTGACTGCCCTGAACGGGGCGCCGCTGAGGCGCATTTCATTGCGCGAGCGGACCTTGGAGGATGTGTTCATCAGCCTGACCGGCGCGGGGGTGCGCGAATGA
- a CDS encoding TetR/AcrR family transcriptional regulator, producing MDRQDYRTRLVSTATALFAERGLHGVSIRELSTAAGVSISMVSYYFDGKEGLYWSVLQEQFACFDYIDDIREKDATPLEKIEEYIRWSIKRHRSNPLLLRFYTSELTTPTRGFATIVQPAIRKVLQILIEIIEQGIAQQQFRQGLNPEDTALAMAGMVNYYFLSTLATQEFINHSPERDEELIRHYMDIFTTGIVQRS from the coding sequence ATGGACCGACAGGATTACCGCACCAGATTGGTTTCAACCGCTACCGCCCTCTTTGCGGAGCGGGGACTGCATGGCGTCAGCATCAGGGAACTCTCCACCGCCGCCGGCGTCAGTATATCGATGGTTTCGTACTACTTCGACGGCAAGGAGGGGCTGTACTGGTCGGTCCTGCAGGAACAGTTCGCCTGTTTCGATTACATCGACGACATCCGGGAAAAGGATGCCACCCCGCTGGAGAAGATCGAAGAATACATCCGCTGGTCGATCAAACGGCACCGCAGCAACCCTCTGCTGCTGCGTTTCTACACCAGCGAACTCACCACCCCTACCCGCGGCTTCGCCACCATCGTTCAACCCGCCATCCGCAAGGTGCTGCAGATCCTGATCGAGATTATCGAGCAGGGTATCGCGCAGCAGCAGTTCCGCCAGGGGCTGAACCCCGAGGACACCGCCCTTGCCATGGCCGGCATGGTCAACTATTACTTTCTCAGCACCCTGGCCACCCAGGAGTTCATCAACCACTCCCCCGAGCGGGACGAAGAGCTGATCCGACACTACATGGACATATTCACCACCGGCATCGTGCAACGCAGCTGA
- a CDS encoding ABC transporter permease — protein sequence MKLQGSVAIWRRDMLVLRRSILSELVAVVAYPLTIYLAFGIGMKGYIGEVEGVPYSLFIAPGLITMTAVNAAYSESVWSLWFHRRVQFTIESYRVTPISVSEIVVAKIFSGFTHGLIKGLSVALVIFAITPFRFAPANLLAYLAFLIPGSALFSCAGVISGTIMDKPETIGRVEAILIMPLIFMSGLFFPLSSYPSTLVPWIKALPTTALFEGSRHALVHGDFSAAFGAQVAVMALITFIAAVRIFRRKMSE from the coding sequence ATGAAGCTGCAGGGTTCCGTGGCAATCTGGCGGCGCGACATGCTGGTGCTCCGGCGCAGTATCCTGTCGGAGCTGGTGGCGGTGGTGGCGTATCCGCTCACCATCTACCTGGCCTTCGGCATTGGCATGAAGGGCTATATCGGTGAGGTGGAGGGGGTGCCCTACAGTCTGTTCATCGCCCCCGGCCTGATCACGATGACAGCGGTCAACGCCGCCTACAGCGAAAGCGTCTGGAGCCTCTGGTTCCACCGCAGGGTGCAGTTCACCATCGAATCCTACCGGGTCACCCCGATCAGCGTATCCGAGATCGTGGTGGCGAAGATCTTCTCCGGTTTCACCCATGGTCTCATCAAGGGGCTCAGCGTTGCGCTGGTGATCTTCGCCATCACCCCCTTCAGGTTTGCTCCCGCCAATCTGCTGGCCTACCTGGCTTTCCTGATCCCCGGCTCAGCCCTGTTCTCCTGTGCCGGCGTCATCTCCGGCACGATCATGGACAAGCCCGAAACCATCGGCAGGGTCGAAGCGATCCTGATCATGCCGCTGATCTTCATGTCCGGGCTGTTCTTCCCCCTCTCTTCCTACCCGTCCACGCTGGTGCCCTGGATCAAGGCGCTGCCGACCACCGCCCTGTTCGAAGGCTCCCGCCATGCCTTGGTGCATGGCGACTTCTCGGCTGCCTTCGGAGCCCAGGTGGCTGTCATGGCCCTGATCACGTTCATTGCCGCCGTGCGGATCTTCCGTCGCAAGATGTCGGAATAG
- the rsgA gene encoding ribosome small subunit-dependent GTPase A produces MKDKPFRSGSTRPTSGVSGNGTECEGLIVAHHGVAVEVRLADGSRRMVRIKRNSGHVVGDRVTVTGETLQRLPRSTELRRGDARGGVHLVAANLDVLGIVAAQLTPAGFIDRAIVAARAAGLAPFLVINKCDLEEMSQVSAALYSLYTGSLPIFPLSALTRTGLAPLQEFLSSGHRGAFVGTTGVGKSALLNALCPDIDLKVGSASEYKHMGRHTTTVATLHALAGGGELVDTPGFRDFGLVDITVDDLAAYYAGFEEHEGFACRFRNCRHRSEPGCAVAALLEQGRIPAERYATYLDLLSEVEAGEEESRSRNWRN; encoded by the coding sequence GTGAAAGACAAGCCCTTCAGAAGCGGAAGCACCAGGCCCACGAGCGGCGTATCCGGTAACGGTACGGAATGTGAGGGGCTGATCGTTGCCCACCACGGCGTCGCGGTGGAGGTGCGACTCGCGGACGGGTCCCGTCGCATGGTCCGCATCAAGCGCAACTCCGGGCATGTGGTCGGCGACAGGGTTACGGTCACGGGCGAAACGCTGCAGCGATTGCCGCGCAGCACCGAGCTACGCCGCGGTGATGCCCGGGGCGGCGTACATCTGGTGGCAGCCAACCTGGATGTGCTTGGCATAGTGGCTGCCCAGCTGACGCCGGCCGGATTCATCGACCGGGCCATCGTGGCGGCGCGTGCCGCAGGACTCGCCCCGTTCCTGGTGATCAACAAATGCGATCTGGAAGAAATGAGCCAGGTCAGCGCCGCTCTGTACAGTCTCTATACCGGCTCACTCCCGATCTTCCCCCTGAGCGCCCTCACCCGCACCGGACTTGCCCCTTTGCAGGAGTTCCTCAGCTCCGGGCACCGCGGAGCCTTCGTCGGTACGACCGGCGTCGGCAAAAGCGCGCTTCTGAACGCCCTCTGCCCCGACATCGACCTCAAGGTCGGCTCTGCCAGCGAATACAAGCACATGGGACGCCACACCACCACCGTTGCCACCCTGCACGCACTGGCCGGCGGCGGCGAACTGGTGGACACCCCCGGTTTCCGCGACTTCGGTCTGGTGGACATCACCGTGGACGATCTGGCAGCCTACTATGCCGGTTTCGAGGAACATGAAGGCTTCGCCTGCCGCTTCCGCAACTGCCGGCACCGTTCGGAGCCCGGCTGCGCTGTGGCCGCCCTGCTGGAGCAGGGGCGCATTCCGGCCGAGCGCTATGCCACCTATCTGGATCTCCTGAGCGAAGTGGAAGCCGGCGAGGAAGAGTCCCGCAGCAGGAACTGGAGGAACTGA
- a CDS encoding spermidine synthase, producing MAQPWKIIDRIETDEGALELRQRGERDFLIMIGNQVLMNSLANRSEVELGRLGCRGLQERERPRVLVGGLGMGCTLRGVLDSLPAAAGIVVAELNPVVLEWCRGPLAELTGNAVADPRVEVRIGDVADLIRRSAAEGGEARFDALVLDLYRGPHAKTDPVGDPLYGSRAIENMRRALRPGGTVAVWGEQYDEGFDRRLQKAGFTVSTTRPGRGGLRHAVFLGQLK from the coding sequence ATGGCACAACCCTGGAAGATCATCGACAGGATAGAAACGGACGAAGGTGCTTTGGAGCTGCGTCAACGGGGCGAACGCGACTTCCTGATCATGATCGGCAATCAGGTTCTGATGAACAGCCTGGCCAACCGCTCCGAGGTAGAACTGGGACGACTCGGTTGCCGCGGCCTGCAGGAGCGGGAGCGTCCGCGGGTGCTGGTGGGCGGGCTGGGGATGGGCTGCACGTTGCGGGGGGTGCTCGACAGTCTGCCCGCTGCGGCCGGCATTGTGGTGGCGGAACTCAACCCGGTGGTGCTGGAATGGTGCCGGGGACCGCTGGCGGAGCTGACCGGCAATGCCGTGGCCGACCCGCGCGTCGAGGTGCGGATCGGGGATGTGGCCGATCTGATCCGCCGCAGCGCCGCCGAGGGGGGAGAAGCGCGCTTCGATGCTCTCGTGCTGGACCTCTACCGGGGACCCCACGCGAAAACAGATCCTGTCGGCGACCCCCTTTACGGCAGCCGGGCCATCGAGAACATGCGGCGGGCACTCAGACCGGGAGGAACGGTGGCAGTGTGGGGCGAGCAGTACGACGAAGGCTTTGACCGGCGCCTGCAAAAGGCCGGATTTACGGTCAGCACCACCCGCCCCGGCCGGGGCGGGCTGCGTCACGCGGTTTTTCTGGGACAATTGAAATAA